The genomic stretch CTCAGCCCCCATGCCGGCTTCGAAAACCTGGCCGTAATTCGTTTTGATCTCTTGGTACTGGTTCTCGGTGAGGAGAGTCCCCTTGCGCAGGTCTTTGAGCTGTTCGATTTTCGTGGGAAGTTCGTCCTCCATGCGGGCGCGCTCGGTATCGAAGCCCCGCCTTAGCTGGTTGACCTCTTCCACGGTAGCCTTGTTCTTCTCCAGGTCGGCCACTTTACCCTCGATCTTGTCCTTGCGCTCCGCCATGTCGGAGTCGAACTGCGTCTCGATGAGGCGGATGGCTTCGGTCCTGGCTTCCTCGTCGACCGAGGTCACTATATAATGCGAAAAATAGATGACGCGCTCAAGGCTGCGCGCCGAAAGGTCTAAAAGCAGTCCGACGCGGCTGGGTATGCCGCGGGCGAACCAGATATGGCTCACCGGGCAGGCCAGTTCGATGTGCCCCATGCGCTCGCGGCGCACCTTGGCGCGGGCGATTTCCACGCCGCATTTGTCGCAGATGATGCCTTTGAATCTTACGCGCTTGTATTTGCCGCAGGCGCATTCGAAGTCCTTGATGGGACCGAAAATGCGCTCGCAGAAAAGCCCGTCGCGTTCGGGCTTGAGAGTGCGATAGTTGATGGTCTCCGGCTTGGTAACCTCGCCGTAGGACCAGCTCAATATCTGTTCCGGTGAAGCCAGCGAAACGCGGACCGCATCGAAATCATTAACTTCCAACATTATCTTTTTCTCCCTCGTGAGCTTCCGCCGTATGATCGACCAGCAGGGATGCCGCGCTGTCCAGAGTGGGGAGCTCCCTCTCAGGTTCGCCGGCCTCTTTGACCTTGTCGGCCGATACGGCCTTTTCTTCTTCGTTGAGGACCTCGACGGAAAGGCCTAGACTCTGAAGTTCCTTTACCAGGACCTTGAAAGATTCCGGCACGCCCGGCGGCAGAATGTCGTCGCCCTTGACGATAGCCTCGTAGGTCTTGGAACGGCCGGTGACGTCGTCGGACTTGGTGGTGAGCATCTCTTGAAGATTATGGGCCGCGCCGTAAGCCTCGAGCGACCAGACTTCCATTTCGCCGAAACGCTGGCCGCCGAACTGTGCCTTGCCGCCCAGCGGTTGCTGCGAGATGAGCGAATAGGGGCCGGTGGCGCGGGCGTGGACCTTATCCTCCACCAGATGGATGAGTTTCATCATATAGATGTTACCTACCGTCACAGGCTGGTCGAACATTTCGCCGGTGCGCCCGTCGCGCAACTGGACCTTGCCTCCGATGGGCGAGGGCAGATTCTTTTCTTCGCTTAGCTGGCGCACCTGTTTTTCCACTTCTTTAATGCCCAGCTTGTGGCTGGCGACACCCTGGTCTTCAAGCCACAGCTTGAGGCAGATTAAGCGCGCTTCGCCGCGGTGTTCGCGGTCGAAGGCCTTTTCGGCATCATAGCCTCGGCCATTTATCCAGGCCTTGGTTTTTACCAGATCAAAAGAGGAGAGCTGGTTATCCGGGTCCATTGCCAGCGCCTTAGCTTGCTGGGCCATCCAGACGCGAGCCAGGCCGTCCTCAATATCGATATCAGTAGCGCCGTCAAACACCGGCGTAACCGCTTTGAAACCCAGTAATTGGCCAACCCATCCCAGGTGAGTCTCCAGAATCTGCCCCAGGTTCATGCGGGAGGGCACGCCGATGGGGTTGAGCACGATGTCGACAGGTGTGCCGTCGGGCAGGTAGGGCATATCCTCGACAGGGGCTACGATGGAGATGACTCCCTTGTTGCCGTGGCGTCCTGCCAGCTTGTCGCCCACCGATATCTTGCGTTTCTGCGCCACCCACACCTGAACCCACTTATTGACGCGCACTGGCAGCTCGTCGCCGTCCTCGCGCGAGAAGATGCGCACATTGATGACCTTGCCAGACTCCCCATGCGGCACGCGCAGTGAGGTGTCTTTTACCTCACGGGCTTTTTCGCCGAAGATGGCGCGCAGCAGTTTTTCTTCGGCGGAGAGTTCGGTCTCGCCCTTGGGTGTAATCTTGCCCACCAGTATATCGCCGGGTTCCACCTCGGCCCCCACGCGGATGATGCCGAACTCGTCGAGCTCACGCAGGTTCTCCTCGCCCACGTTGGGTATATCGCGCGTTATCTCTTCAGGGCCCAGTTTAGTGTCCCGCGCTTCCACTTCGTGCTTGGAAATATGGATGGAGGTGAATTTGTCGCGTTCCACCAGCCGGTCGCTGACGATGATGGCGTCTTCATAGTTGTAGCCGCCCCAGCTCATGAAAGCCGCTACTACGTTCTGTCCCAACGCCAGTTCGCCGCGCTCGGTGGCCGAGCTGTCGGCCAGCACCTGCCCGTACTTTACCTTCTCGCCCTTGCTGACGATGGGACGCTGGTTGATGCAGGTGCCCTGGTTGGTGCGCACGAACTTCTTAAGCTGGTACACCTCATCGCGGCCATCACCGGTGGCGACAGTGATTTCGGAACTCGTGACGGAGGCTATCGTGCCGTCCGCCTTACTGAAGAGCACCTGCCCGCTGTAACGGGCGGCCTCGGTCTCCATGCCCGTAGCCACCAGTGGCGACTCGGGTAGCACCAGGGGAACACCCTGGCGCTGCATGTTGGCGCCCATCAGCGCGCGGTTGGCATCGTCGTGTTCCAGGAAGGGGATGAGGGAGGCGGCCACGCTGAATATCTGCTTGGGCGAAACGTCCATGTATTCTATCTTCGAGGGCGGCAGGAAGAGGTACTGGTCGGCAAAACGCGCCTCCACACGCTCTTCGGTGAACTCGCCCAGTTCATCGAGTTTGGCGTTGGCCTGCGCGATGGTGTATTTATCCTCGGTATCGGCCTGCATATACTCCGCCTCAACTGAGACGAAGGGCGTGACCTTGACCGAACGGGCGGCTAGCTTGGCCAGCTTGGCTAAAGCCTCCTTAGTGACCGTAACGCCCGCTTCAAGCAACACCTTGCCTTTGCTGTCTTTGACTTCTTCCAGCGGTTTGCGCCCCACCAGCTCGGCACTGCGAGTATCCAGCTCGCTTTTCACCTTACGGTAGGGTGTTTCAATAAAACCATAGCGGTTGATGCGGCCGTAGGTGGCCAAGCTACCGATGAGTCCGATGTTGGGGCCTTCAGGCGTCTCGATGGGACAGATGCGGCCGTAGTGCGAGAAATGAACGTCGCGCACATCGAATCCGGCGCGTTCGCGTGACAGACCGCCGGGGCCCATGGCCGACAGGCGGCGCTTGTGCGTCAGCTCGGCCAGCGGGTTGGTCTGGTCCATGAACTGTGAAAGCTGCGAACCCCCGAAAAACTCGCGCACCGCCGATACCACCGGGCGGATATTGACCAGGGCGCCTGGAGTCAGGGCTTCGGCTGAAAGGATGCTCATGCGCTCGCGCGCCACCCTCTCCAGCCTCATCAGGCCCAGGCGGAACTGGTTCTGTATCAGCTCGCCGACGGTGCGGATGCGGCGGTTGCCCAGGTGGTCTA from Dehalococcoidia bacterium encodes the following:
- a CDS encoding DNA-directed RNA polymerase subunit beta, with product MPQQSYAHISQVVEVPNLIDLQLASFQWLQEDGIKQLLEELSPIKDFTGNRLELSFVDFEFREPRLSEQECTQRDQTYSITLYVKARLLVKGTGEIKEPFDLFFGDMPMMTAQGTFITSGTERVIVSQLLRSPGVYFTLAEDAVSGRRMCNANLIPSRGAWLDFETSTRDVISVKIDGKRKIPITTLLRAIGFASDEELLSMFAAEDDSPDHQFIKSTIDRDPSIRDENAALMDIYRKVRPGDPPNLENARKLLQNMFFNPEHYDLGLVGRYKLNRRLGLPPQAEGEGRALTREDMAEIVRHIIMVNNGQDHSDDIDHLGNRRIRTVGELIQNQFRLGLMRLERVARERMSILSAEALTPGALVNIRPVVSAVREFFGGSQLSQFMDQTNPLAELTHKRRLSAMGPGGLSRERAGFDVRDVHFSHYGRICPIETPEGPNIGLIGSLATYGRINRYGFIETPYRKVKSELDTRSAELVGRKPLEEVKDSKGKVLLEAGVTVTKEALAKLAKLAARSVKVTPFVSVEAEYMQADTEDKYTIAQANAKLDELGEFTEERVEARFADQYLFLPPSKIEYMDVSPKQIFSVAASLIPFLEHDDANRALMGANMQRQGVPLVLPESPLVATGMETEAARYSGQVLFSKADGTIASVTSSEITVATGDGRDEVYQLKKFVRTNQGTCINQRPIVSKGEKVKYGQVLADSSATERGELALGQNVVAAFMSWGGYNYEDAIIVSDRLVERDKFTSIHISKHEVEARDTKLGPEEITRDIPNVGEENLRELDEFGIIRVGAEVEPGDILVGKITPKGETELSAEEKLLRAIFGEKAREVKDTSLRVPHGESGKVINVRIFSREDGDELPVRVNKWVQVWVAQKRKISVGDKLAGRHGNKGVISIVAPVEDMPYLPDGTPVDIVLNPIGVPSRMNLGQILETHLGWVGQLLGFKAVTPVFDGATDIDIEDGLARVWMAQQAKALAMDPDNQLSSFDLVKTKAWINGRGYDAEKAFDREHRGEARLICLKLWLEDQGVASHKLGIKEVEKQVRQLSEEKNLPSPIGGKVQLRDGRTGEMFDQPVTVGNIYMMKLIHLVEDKVHARATGPYSLISQQPLGGKAQFGGQRFGEMEVWSLEAYGAAHNLQEMLTTKSDDVTGRSKTYEAIVKGDDILPPGVPESFKVLVKELQSLGLSVEVLNEEEKAVSADKVKEAGEPERELPTLDSAASLLVDHTAEAHEGEKDNVGS